The Hyphomicrobiales bacterium genome has a window encoding:
- a CDS encoding Ferric iron ABC transporter, permease protein, translating into MTLAIDRNAKRDTALAAPSLPPLRLPDGLGLPAFVVAVALLLGGLPFFRLAAAAFAPGWRFAPEAAFAEIASRSAVAAAWHTLETACLSALGALLVGGIVALALGVTDVRGKRPLAFFFVFSMMIAPQVAALAFLSLLAPNSQLLALLGLAPEPGTPNPLLGRGGIVLVMALHHAPLVAITLWTGLRSIPQSLVEAAQMEGAAPSTITARIVLPVLRPQIVAAGLVAFVAGVGNFGIPALLGLPVNYLTLPTLIYRRLSSFGPSSLGETAALAVVVGIVATLGVIASTRVASGQRGRVEIERPIEPYWHLGAARPLVAAGLWLLLALKLGLPLLALLSDALTPALGVALSWQTLTFDKFSEVLFRQAVTMRAFRNSLLFAGTAAAILALLAIAFAYALERRIGKLKRPVELLIELPYALPGVVLAIACILIFLKPLPLIGVSIYGTPFIILFAYLARFLPLALKAPVAAMAQIEAHHEEAAKLDGANLWQMLRFIVAPILAPAAMVSALMVFLVAFNELTVSALLWSSGTETLGVVLFSLKEAGLAGEAAAVAVSATAVILVAMLILDLVGRRLPDNILPWRL; encoded by the coding sequence ATGACGCTGGCCATCGACCGAAACGCGAAACGGGATACGGCCCTCGCGGCCCCATCCCTGCCGCCATTGCGACTGCCGGACGGCCTCGGCCTGCCGGCTTTCGTCGTTGCGGTCGCGCTGCTGCTCGGCGGGTTGCCCTTCTTCCGGCTCGCGGCGGCGGCCTTCGCGCCCGGCTGGCGGTTCGCCCCGGAGGCCGCTTTCGCCGAGATCGCCAGCCGGTCCGCCGTCGCCGCAGCCTGGCACACGCTGGAGACCGCCTGCCTGTCCGCCCTCGGCGCCCTGCTGGTCGGCGGCATCGTGGCGCTCGCGCTCGGCGTCACCGACGTGCGGGGCAAGCGCCCCCTCGCCTTCTTCTTCGTCTTCTCGATGATGATCGCGCCGCAGGTGGCGGCGCTCGCCTTTCTCAGCCTGCTCGCGCCGAACTCGCAGCTCCTCGCGCTCCTCGGCCTCGCGCCCGAGCCGGGAACGCCCAATCCGCTGCTGGGCCGCGGCGGCATCGTCCTGGTGATGGCGCTGCATCATGCGCCGCTGGTCGCGATCACGCTCTGGACCGGCTTGCGCAGCATCCCGCAATCGCTGGTCGAGGCGGCGCAGATGGAGGGGGCCGCGCCTTCGACCATCACCGCCCGGATCGTGCTGCCGGTGCTGCGGCCGCAGATCGTCGCCGCTGGACTCGTCGCCTTCGTCGCAGGCGTCGGCAATTTCGGCATCCCGGCCCTGCTCGGCCTTCCGGTGAACTACCTGACGCTGCCGACGCTGATCTATCGCCGGCTGTCGAGCTTCGGCCCGTCGAGCCTCGGCGAAACGGCGGCGCTCGCCGTGGTCGTCGGCATCGTGGCGACGTTGGGTGTCATCGCCAGCACGCGCGTTGCCAGCGGCCAGCGCGGCCGGGTCGAGATCGAGCGTCCGATCGAGCCCTATTGGCATCTCGGCGCCGCCCGCCCGCTCGTCGCCGCCGGGCTCTGGCTGCTGCTGGCGCTCAAGCTCGGCCTGCCGCTGCTCGCGCTCTTGAGCGACGCATTGACGCCGGCGCTCGGTGTCGCCCTGAGCTGGCAGACGCTGACCTTCGACAAATTCAGCGAGGTTCTGTTCAGGCAGGCCGTGACCATGCGCGCCTTCCGCAACTCGCTGCTCTTCGCCGGCACGGCCGCCGCGATCCTGGCCTTGCTGGCCATCGCCTTCGCCTATGCGCTGGAGCGGCGGATCGGCAAGCTCAAGCGGCCGGTCGAGCTGCTGATCGAATTGCCCTATGCCTTGCCGGGCGTCGTGCTCGCCATCGCCTGCATCCTGATCTTCCTGAAGCCGCTGCCGCTGATCGGCGTCAGCATCTACGGCACGCCCTTCATCATCCTCTTCGCCTATCTCGCCCGCTTCCTGCCGCTGGCGCTGAAAGCGCCGGTCGCGGCCATGGCCCAGATCGAGGCGCATCACGAGGAGGCCGCGAAGCTCGACGGCGCCAATCTCTGGCAGATGCTGCGCTTCATCGTCGCGCCGATCCTGGCGCCGGCCGCCATGGTCTCGGCGCTGATGGTCTTCCTCGTCGCCTTCAACGAACTGACGGTCTCGGCGCTGCTGTGGTCCTCGGGCACCGAGACGCTCGGCGTCGTGCTGTTCAGCCTGAAGGAAGCCGGCCTCGCCGGCGAGGCCGCGGCCGTCGCCGTCAGCGCCACCGCCGTCATCCTGGTCGCGATGCTCATCCTCGACCTCGTCGGCCGGCGGCTGCCGGACAACATCCTGCCCTGGCGCCTCTGA
- a CDS encoding Diguanylate cyclase, with amino-acid sequence MGALTSFQTKPASADDDRRILVIEDSRTFSLALRQFLEAETGLPVTSCGSLKDLSEIIVAAPGAYTIAVVDLNLPDAPRGEALDWTVAHGIPSVVFTATFDLTTRGRIMEREVIDYVLKDNELALPNLVNTVKRALNNRNTRILVVDDTRTTRKVLARMLAIQQYAVVEAGSGQEALAILDTNPDIELVVSDYYMPDMDGFELARRIRRHHPRVRLLGISSSTDRKTSAGFLKAGAHDFVSRPFVLEELQCRIASTVDTLAQLKQLQDLAARDFLTGLFNRRHFFERGRRLVAEAREMGLPISIAILDIDHFKRLNDRYGHDGGDRALTAVAQSLSTSAERGFNLLARIGGEEFAIVFPGADLAEAIRLSDGIREAIASQPLVLEGETLALTVSLGVAEIGPQDELDACLGRADRALYAAKQSGRNRVSAGAA; translated from the coding sequence ATGGGTGCTCTTACCAGCTTTCAGACCAAACCGGCTTCGGCGGATGACGACCGCAGAATCCTCGTCATCGAGGACTCCAGAACCTTTTCACTGGCGCTACGGCAGTTCCTGGAAGCGGAGACCGGGCTGCCCGTCACGTCCTGCGGCTCGCTCAAGGATCTGAGCGAGATCATCGTCGCCGCGCCCGGCGCCTATACGATCGCCGTCGTCGACCTCAACCTGCCCGACGCTCCGCGCGGCGAAGCGCTCGACTGGACCGTCGCCCACGGCATCCCCTCCGTCGTGTTCACCGCCACCTTCGACCTGACGACGCGCGGGCGGATCATGGAGCGGGAGGTCATCGACTACGTCCTGAAGGACAACGAGCTCGCCCTCCCCAACCTCGTCAACACGGTCAAGCGGGCGCTGAACAACCGCAACACGCGCATCCTCGTCGTCGACGACACGCGCACGACCCGCAAGGTGCTCGCCCGCATGCTGGCGATCCAGCAATATGCGGTGGTCGAGGCGGGCTCGGGACAGGAAGCGCTCGCCATCCTCGACACCAACCCCGACATCGAGCTTGTGGTCAGCGACTACTACATGCCCGACATGGACGGCTTCGAGCTGGCGCGCCGCATCCGGCGCCACCACCCCCGCGTCCGGCTGCTCGGCATCTCCTCCTCGACCGACCGCAAGACCTCCGCAGGCTTCCTCAAGGCCGGTGCGCATGATTTCGTCTCGCGCCCCTTCGTCCTCGAGGAATTGCAGTGCCGGATCGCCTCGACGGTGGACACGCTGGCCCAGCTCAAGCAGTTGCAGGATCTCGCGGCCCGGGACTTCCTGACCGGCCTGTTCAATCGCCGCCATTTCTTTGAGCGCGGCCGCCGGCTCGTCGCCGAGGCGCGCGAGATGGGGCTCCCCATCTCCATCGCCATTCTCGACATCGACCACTTCAAGCGCCTGAACGACCGCTACGGCCATGACGGCGGCGACAGGGCCCTGACGGCCGTCGCGCAGAGCCTCAGCACCTCCGCCGAGCGCGGCTTCAACCTGCTTGCGCGCATCGGGGGCGAGGAGTTCGCCATCGTTTTCCCGGGCGCCGATCTCGCGGAAGCCATCCGCCTCTCCGACGGCATCCGGGAAGCGATCGCCAGCCAGCCTCTGGTGCTGGAAGGCGAAACGCTGGCGCTCACCGTCTCCCTCGGCGTCGCGGAAATCGGCCCCCAGGACGAGCTCGACGCCTGCCTCGGCCGGGCGGACCGCGCGCTCTACGCCGCCAAGCAGAGCGGCCGGAACAGGGTCAGCGCCGGCGCGGCCTGA
- a CDS encoding Transcriptional regulator, LysR family gives MERFDWDDLRFFLAVARSGRLTAAARRLGADHATVSRRITSLEEALKAKLFERRPQGYTLTAHGERLLAKAESMETEALAIQSDIGGADMALSGIVRIGAPDGFGTSFLAPRLAMFAKSYPGLEIQLIAMPRLLSLSKREADVAITLAPPKEGKVVARKLSDYRLGLYASPDYLASMPPVTKPEDLFEHRIIGYIDDLIFSPELDYLDEVAKGLRAHVQSSSVIAQMNAVVAGAGIGVIHHFMAEGEKRLVPVLPETVSITRSFWLLVHADLKDVARVRAIVDFVVREAKASRASLLGEPRPESRAAAE, from the coding sequence TTGGAGCGGTTCGACTGGGACGATCTGCGGTTCTTTCTGGCCGTCGCGCGCTCCGGGCGCCTGACGGCTGCGGCACGACGGCTGGGCGCCGACCATGCCACGGTCTCGCGGCGCATCACCTCGCTGGAGGAGGCGCTGAAGGCCAAGCTCTTCGAGCGCCGCCCGCAAGGCTATACGCTGACGGCGCATGGCGAGCGCCTGCTGGCCAAGGCCGAGAGCATGGAGACCGAGGCGCTCGCGATCCAGAGCGATATCGGCGGCGCCGACATGGCGTTGTCGGGCATCGTCAGGATCGGTGCGCCGGACGGGTTCGGCACCTCCTTCCTGGCGCCGCGGCTCGCCATGTTCGCGAAATCCTATCCCGGCCTCGAGATCCAGCTCATCGCCATGCCGCGGCTCCTGTCGCTGTCGAAGCGGGAGGCGGATGTCGCGATCACGCTCGCCCCGCCCAAGGAGGGCAAGGTCGTCGCCCGCAAGCTCTCGGACTACCGCCTCGGCCTCTACGCTTCGCCGGACTATCTGGCCTCGATGCCGCCGGTGACGAAGCCGGAGGATCTCTTCGAGCACCGCATCATCGGCTATATCGACGATCTGATCTTCTCGCCCGAGCTCGACTATCTCGACGAGGTCGCCAAGGGCCTGCGCGCCCATGTCCAGAGTTCCAGCGTGATCGCGCAGATGAACGCGGTGGTGGCCGGGGCCGGTATCGGCGTGATCCATCACTTCATGGCGGAGGGCGAGAAGCGGCTCGTCCCCGTCCTGCCCGAGACGGTCTCGATCACCCGCTCCTTCTGGCTTCTGGTCCATGCCGATCTGAAGGATGTCGCGCGGGTGCGCGCGATCGTCGATTTCGTCGTGCGCGAAGCCAAGGCGTCGCGCGCCTCGCTGCTGGGCGAGCCGAGGCCGGAATCCCGCGCCGCTGCCGAATAG
- the bauC gene encoding putative 3-oxopropanoate dehydrogenase (Evidence 3 : Putative function from multiple computational evidences) — translation MRQVGHFIGGKHVAGTSGRSQDIYQPMDGSVIGKVALASAAELDAAVRNAAEAQPKWAAVNPQRRARVLMKFLDLIAQNNEELAELLAREHGKTIPDAKGDIQRGVEVIEYSLGVPGLMKGEFTDGAGPGIDIYSLRQPLGVVAGITPFNFPAMIPLWKLGPAIACGNAFILKPSERDPGVPMRFAELFIEAGGPPGILNVVNGDKESVDAILDNPEIKAVGFVGSTPIAEYIYSRGCANGKRVQCFGGAKNHMVIMPDADMDQAVDALIGAGYGSAGERCMAISVAVPVGKGTADELVKRLIPRVESLKVGPSTDLTADYGPVVTKAAMEKIKSYVDVGVQEGAKLVVDGRGFKMQGYENGFYVGGCLFDNVTKDMRIYTEEIFGPVLSVVRADSYEEALKLTNDHEYGNGTAIFTRDGDAARDFASKVQVGMVGINVPIPVPLAYYTFGGWKRSAFGDLNQHGPDSIRFYTKTKTVTARWPSGIKDGASFVIPTMN, via the coding sequence ATGCGTCAGGTTGGACACTTCATCGGCGGCAAGCACGTTGCCGGCACCTCGGGGCGCAGCCAGGACATCTACCAGCCGATGGACGGCAGCGTGATCGGCAAGGTCGCGCTGGCCTCCGCGGCGGAACTCGACGCCGCGGTCCGCAACGCCGCCGAGGCGCAGCCGAAATGGGCGGCGGTCAATCCGCAGCGCCGCGCCCGCGTGCTGATGAAGTTCCTCGACCTCATCGCCCAGAACAATGAAGAGCTCGCCGAGCTGCTCGCCCGCGAGCACGGCAAGACCATTCCCGACGCCAAGGGCGACATCCAGCGCGGCGTCGAGGTGATCGAGTATTCGCTCGGCGTTCCCGGCCTGATGAAGGGCGAGTTCACCGACGGCGCCGGCCCCGGCATCGACATCTATTCGCTGCGCCAGCCGCTCGGCGTCGTCGCCGGCATCACCCCGTTCAACTTCCCGGCGATGATCCCGCTCTGGAAGCTCGGCCCCGCCATCGCCTGCGGCAACGCCTTCATCCTGAAGCCCTCCGAGCGCGATCCGGGCGTGCCGATGCGCTTCGCCGAGCTCTTCATCGAGGCGGGCGGCCCTCCCGGCATCCTCAACGTCGTCAACGGCGACAAGGAATCGGTCGACGCCATCCTCGACAATCCCGAGATCAAGGCCGTCGGCTTCGTCGGCTCGACCCCAATCGCCGAGTACATCTATTCCCGCGGCTGCGCGAACGGTAAGCGCGTGCAGTGCTTCGGCGGCGCCAAGAACCACATGGTCATCATGCCCGACGCCGACATGGACCAGGCGGTCGATGCGCTGATCGGCGCCGGCTATGGCTCGGCCGGCGAGCGCTGCATGGCGATCTCGGTCGCCGTGCCGGTCGGCAAGGGAACCGCCGACGAGCTGGTGAAGCGTCTGATCCCGCGCGTCGAGAGCCTCAAGGTCGGCCCCTCGACCGACCTCACCGCCGATTACGGCCCCGTCGTCACCAAGGCGGCGATGGAGAAGATCAAGTCCTATGTCGATGTCGGCGTGCAGGAAGGCGCCAAGCTCGTGGTCGATGGCCGCGGCTTCAAGATGCAGGGCTATGAGAACGGCTTCTATGTCGGCGGCTGCCTGTTCGACAACGTCACCAAGGACATGCGCATCTACACGGAAGAGATCTTCGGGCCCGTGCTCTCGGTCGTCCGCGCCGACAGCTATGAAGAGGCGCTGAAGCTCACCAACGACCACGAATACGGCAACGGCACCGCCATCTTCACCCGCGACGGCGACGCCGCGCGCGACTTCGCCTCGAAGGTGCAGGTCGGCATGGTCGGCATCAACGTGCCGATCCCGGTTCCGCTGGCCTATTACACCTTCGGCGGCTGGAAGCGTTCGGCCTTCGGCGACCTCAACCAGCACGGCCCGGACTCGATCCGCTTCTACACCAAGACCAAGACGGTGACGGCGCGCTGGCCGAGCGGTATCAAGGACGGTGCGAGCTTCGTCATCCCGACGATGAACTGA
- a CDS encoding conserved exported hypothetical protein (Evidence 4 : Unknown function but conserved in other organisms), with the protein MERTLRIIASSLVLLCGVLPARATDPVPDASDPATAEEALCDATADGSFRPDDAQISRCRQIWQQRVAAAKARSQGYVERLIEESRLRREREASLPPPPPPPVTVETFLSRGDLAYGDVVVTDKGPRVFIGKAEEPATAADFVALDSARSPHRGRAKPYDGAYPQPQRPQAAKPRPDALKPQERQP; encoded by the coding sequence ATGGAGCGAACGCTGCGCATCATCGCATCGTCGCTCGTCCTCCTCTGCGGCGTACTGCCCGCCCGGGCGACGGACCCCGTGCCCGACGCCTCGGACCCGGCGACGGCCGAAGAAGCGCTCTGCGACGCGACCGCCGACGGGTCCTTCCGCCCGGACGACGCGCAGATTTCCCGCTGCCGCCAGATCTGGCAGCAGCGTGTCGCGGCGGCCAAGGCGCGAAGCCAGGGCTATGTCGAACGGCTGATCGAGGAAAGCCGGCTCCGGCGGGAACGCGAGGCGAGCCTGCCGCCGCCCCCGCCTCCACCCGTGACGGTGGAGACCTTCCTCAGCCGCGGCGATCTCGCCTATGGCGACGTCGTCGTGACCGACAAGGGACCGCGCGTCTTCATCGGCAAGGCCGAGGAGCCCGCGACAGCCGCGGATTTCGTCGCGCTCGACTCGGCCCGATCGCCGCATCGCGGCCGCGCCAAGCCCTATGACGGGGCCTATCCGCAGCCCCAGCGTCCTCAGGCCGCGAAACCGCGGCCCGACGCCCTCAAGCCCCAGGAGCGCCAGCCTTGA
- the acdA gene encoding Acyl-CoA dehydrogenase — protein MSPFSLTEDQIAIRDMAQEFAAETLAPHAVRWDEEKHFPIEEMRAAAALGMGGIYIQDDVGGSGLSRLDAALIFEALSTGCPTVAAYISIHNMCAWMIDRYGSEEQRKRFLPSLCTMEHLASYCLTEPGAGSDAAALKTKAVLDGDHYILDGQKQFISGAGVSDIYVVMARTGDAGPSGISTIVVEKDTPGLSFGANEKKMGWNAQPTRAVIFENCRVPVANRLGPEGIGFKIAMAGLDGGRLNIGACSLGGAQGALDRSLAYAKERKAFGSAIADFQALQFKLADMATELEAARSLLWRAAAALDAKTPDATKLCAMAKRIATDTGFEVANHALQIHGGYGYLADYGIEKIVRDLRVHQILEGTNEVMRMIVARGLVGRAKGN, from the coding sequence TTGAGCCCGTTTTCCCTGACCGAGGACCAGATCGCCATCCGCGACATGGCGCAGGAATTCGCTGCCGAGACGCTCGCTCCCCATGCTGTGCGCTGGGACGAGGAGAAGCATTTCCCGATCGAGGAGATGCGCGCCGCCGCCGCGCTCGGCATGGGCGGCATCTATATCCAGGACGATGTCGGCGGCTCGGGCCTCTCGCGGCTCGATGCGGCGCTGATCTTCGAGGCGCTCTCGACCGGTTGCCCGACGGTCGCCGCCTATATCTCGATCCACAACATGTGCGCCTGGATGATCGACCGCTACGGCTCGGAGGAGCAGCGCAAGCGCTTCCTGCCGAGCCTGTGCACGATGGAGCATCTGGCGAGCTACTGCCTGACCGAGCCCGGCGCCGGTTCCGACGCCGCGGCGCTGAAGACGAAAGCCGTGCTGGACGGCGACCATTACATTCTCGACGGGCAAAAGCAGTTCATCTCAGGCGCCGGCGTCTCCGACATCTATGTCGTGATGGCGCGCACCGGCGACGCCGGGCCTTCCGGCATTTCGACCATCGTGGTCGAGAAGGACACGCCCGGCCTCTCCTTCGGCGCCAACGAGAAGAAGATGGGCTGGAACGCCCAGCCGACGCGGGCCGTGATCTTCGAGAATTGCCGCGTGCCCGTCGCGAACCGGCTGGGTCCAGAGGGGATCGGCTTCAAGATCGCCATGGCGGGCCTCGACGGCGGCCGGCTCAATATCGGCGCCTGCTCGCTCGGCGGCGCGCAGGGCGCGCTCGATCGATCCCTCGCCTATGCCAAGGAGCGCAAGGCCTTCGGCAGCGCGATCGCCGATTTTCAGGCCTTGCAGTTCAAGCTCGCCGACATGGCGACCGAGCTGGAGGCGGCTCGCAGCCTGCTCTGGCGCGCGGCGGCGGCGCTCGACGCCAAGACGCCCGACGCGACCAAGCTCTGCGCCATGGCCAAGCGCATCGCCACCGATACCGGCTTCGAGGTCGCCAACCACGCCCTGCAGATCCATGGCGGCTACGGCTACCTCGCCGATTACGGCATCGAGAAGATCGTCCGCGACCTGCGCGTCCACCAGATCCTCGAAGGCACCAACGAGGTGATGCGGATGATCGTCGCGCGCGGGCTGGTGGGGCGAGCGAAGGGGAATTGA
- a CDS encoding XRE family plasmid maintenance system antidote protein, whose amino-acid sequence MSKSSTTTEPGPLLDEATLTPILPGEILLEEFMKPLGVSQNRLARDIDAPVSRIAGIVKGERAITADTALRLAQFFGTSPEMWMTLQSDYDLRMARQASGREIEKRVRPLAA is encoded by the coding sequence ATGTCGAAATCGTCGACTACCACTGAGCCCGGCCCGCTGCTGGATGAGGCGACGCTGACGCCGATCCTGCCCGGCGAAATCCTGCTGGAGGAGTTCATGAAGCCGCTGGGCGTGAGCCAGAACAGGCTCGCCCGCGACATCGACGCCCCGGTCAGCCGGATCGCCGGCATCGTCAAGGGCGAGCGGGCGATCACGGCCGACACGGCGCTGCGCCTTGCGCAGTTCTTCGGGACCTCGCCGGAGATGTGGATGACCTTGCAGAGCGACTACGATCTCCGGATGGCGCGGCAGGCATCCGGCCGGGAGATCGAGAAGCGCGTGAGGCCGCTCGCGGCATAG
- the higB gene encoding Toxin HigB-1 produces MAMIRSFAQREAELLFNDRPVRRFAAIERAIRRKLMLIHAAARLDDLRMPPGNRLEALRGDRAGQHSIRVNDQWRICFVWKDGEAHDVEIVDYH; encoded by the coding sequence GTGGCCATGATCCGATCGTTCGCGCAACGCGAAGCCGAGCTTCTGTTCAATGACAGGCCGGTCCGGCGTTTCGCAGCGATCGAGCGGGCGATTCGCCGCAAGCTTATGCTGATTCATGCAGCGGCGCGGCTCGACGATCTGCGCATGCCGCCGGGCAACAGGCTCGAGGCTTTGCGTGGCGATCGGGCCGGGCAGCATTCGATCCGTGTGAACGACCAGTGGCGAATCTGCTTCGTCTGGAAGGATGGGGAGGCACATGATGTCGAAATCGTCGACTACCACTGA
- the mmsB gene encoding putative 3-hydroxyisobutyrate dehydrogenase (Evidence 3 : Putative function from multiple computational evidences), which produces MTNIAFIGLGNMGGPMAGNLVKAGHSVKAFDLVQASKDAAAALGVGIVGSAKEAVAEAEIVVTMLPAGKHVLAVWADILPAVKPGTLLIDSSTIDVESARKAHALAAERGCLSLDAPVSGGTGGAKGATLTFMVGGTETAFDKGEPILAKMGRKIVHCGGAGNGQAAKICNNMILGISMIGVSEAFVLAEKLGLSHQALFDVASTSSGQCWSLTTYCPVPGPVPTSPANNDYKPGFASALMLKDLKLAQEAAQTAGASTPLGAAAAQLFGLHNAWGEGNTDFSGIIHLLRGRGQA; this is translated from the coding sequence ATGACGAACATCGCCTTCATCGGCCTCGGCAATATGGGCGGCCCGATGGCCGGGAATCTCGTCAAGGCCGGGCATAGCGTCAAAGCCTTCGACCTCGTGCAGGCGTCGAAGGACGCCGCGGCGGCGCTGGGCGTCGGCATCGTCGGCTCGGCGAAGGAGGCCGTGGCCGAGGCGGAAATCGTGGTGACGATGCTCCCGGCCGGCAAGCATGTGCTCGCCGTCTGGGCCGATATCCTGCCGGCGGTGAAGCCCGGCACGCTGCTGATCGATTCCTCGACCATCGATGTCGAGAGCGCCCGCAAGGCGCATGCGCTGGCGGCCGAGCGCGGCTGCCTCTCGCTCGATGCGCCGGTCTCGGGCGGCACCGGCGGCGCCAAGGGCGCGACGCTGACCTTCATGGTCGGCGGCACGGAAACAGCCTTCGACAAGGGCGAGCCGATCCTCGCCAAGATGGGCCGCAAGATCGTGCATTGCGGCGGCGCCGGCAACGGACAGGCCGCCAAGATCTGCAACAACATGATCCTCGGCATTTCGATGATCGGCGTCTCCGAGGCCTTCGTGCTGGCCGAGAAGCTCGGTCTCTCCCATCAGGCGCTTTTCGACGTCGCCTCGACCTCGTCGGGCCAGTGCTGGTCGCTGACGACCTATTGCCCGGTGCCGGGGCCGGTGCCGACCTCGCCCGCCAACAACGACTACAAGCCGGGCTTCGCCTCGGCGCTGATGCTGAAGGATCTGAAGCTGGCGCAGGAAGCGGCGCAGACGGCCGGCGCCTCGACCCCGCTCGGCGCGGCGGCGGCGCAGCTCTTCGGGCTGCACAATGCCTGGGGCGAAGGCAATACCGATTTCTCCGGTATCATCCACCTTTTGCGGGGACGCGGGCAGGCGTGA
- a CDS encoding NAD(+) diphosphatase, whose product MNDALPRRERSSLTGFAINRLDRREDLRSKSDAVTALRHRSDTRIAVVAGETPILKRLDGEALSVWFSHGETEMLGPAAEEIFMGMAEDGTPRFARLLDKALAEPLKERSELFVTDLRSVALKRMVPEDEVGPLGEAKAVLDWHARHRFCAQCGGSTVAGASGWRRECTACGAMHFPRTDPVVIMLVTRGERCLLARQARFMPGMYSCIAGFVEPGETLEDAVRRESWEEAGLRVGAVRYIASQPWPFPSSIMVGCMAEALGDEITLDMTELEEGRWFPREEVLQMLDGVHPDGLACPQHIAIANTLVRAWALEGERI is encoded by the coding sequence ATGAACGACGCCCTGCCCCGCCGCGAACGCTCCTCCCTCACAGGCTTCGCGATCAACCGGCTCGACCGGCGCGAAGACCTACGCAGCAAATCCGATGCGGTGACGGCGCTGCGTCATCGCTCGGATACGCGGATCGCGGTGGTCGCCGGCGAGACGCCGATCCTGAAGCGCCTCGACGGCGAGGCGCTCTCGGTCTGGTTCAGCCATGGCGAGACGGAGATGCTCGGCCCGGCCGCCGAGGAGATTTTCATGGGCATGGCCGAGGACGGCACGCCTCGCTTTGCCCGCCTGCTCGACAAGGCGCTCGCTGAGCCGCTGAAGGAACGCTCCGAACTGTTCGTCACCGATCTGCGCTCGGTCGCGCTGAAGCGTATGGTGCCGGAGGACGAGGTCGGGCCGCTCGGCGAGGCCAAGGCGGTTCTGGACTGGCATGCCCGCCACCGCTTCTGCGCGCAATGCGGCGGGTCGACCGTCGCCGGTGCCTCGGGCTGGCGGCGCGAATGCACCGCCTGCGGCGCGATGCATTTCCCGCGCACCGACCCGGTCGTGATCATGCTGGTGACGCGCGGCGAACGCTGCCTGCTGGCGCGCCAGGCCCGCTTCATGCCAGGCATGTATTCCTGCATCGCCGGCTTCGTCGAACCGGGCGAGACGCTGGAGGATGCGGTGCGCCGCGAAAGCTGGGAAGAAGCCGGCCTGCGCGTCGGCGCGGTGCGATACATCGCCTCGCAGCCCTGGCCTTTCCCCTCCTCGATCATGGTCGGCTGCATGGCCGAGGCGCTCGGCGACGAGATCACGCTCGACATGACCGAGCTGGAGGAAGGGCGCTGGTTCCCGCGCGAGGAGGTGCTGCAGATGCTGGACGGCGTTCACCCGGACGGGCTCGCCTGCCCCCAGCACATTGCCATCGCCAATACGCTGGTGCGGGCCTGGGCGCTCGAGGGCGAACGGATCTGA